DNA sequence from the Culex pipiens pallens isolate TS unplaced genomic scaffold, TS_CPP_V2 Cpp_Un0215, whole genome shotgun sequence genome:
GTaaagccccttcaaaagccaccaactaaaagtatctgtatctttaaagggtcacttcctagcattttggtatgttctacaaagttgttccccagctcaaaacctatctcctactataagaatcaagtcatttcatcgatttataaaaaaaaatcctaatacaatgtaaaaaaagatagtttcccatggaaaataaatcaaaatcccatataaatttcaaattaaaactggagctcctagaccttaccaaatgggctcaaattttcaggagtgcttctggggacataaaagaacgaaattccggttgatgcaagacaaaaaaacaacttttgtctttttcatagaaacgtgaaccacgctattgCGGATGTGCGTGGTATACCTCTGGGGATACTCAAAGACCGCGTGGCACTGCTCGCACTCCTTGTAACCGGGATAACGGGTAGAGGTCCCGTACATTAGGAGTGTCTTACTCGCTGTGTAAATTGCTAAGTTCGAAAGTGGTAAATCTAGAATGTCCTTCCCGATGCGGACTTTTATAATTTTCTCAGTGATCTTAAGCACCATCCCTGCTTTCAAGGTCGCAGATGATCGCAGCACCTGCACAAGATCGTCAACTATTCTgttagaaaaaagaaaacaaaggaATAGTGTGTTAAACAGTTGAAATACgcacatgaaacatgaaatcaAGGACAAGAGTTCAGGAGTCATGAAAGTCCACTGTTTTATAAGTGTTTTGTGCTTAGGACACTTACCGGGATTGATTTGTTCAGCAACCGGCGGCACCACGCCCTCGTTCATTGGCCGCATTGGCTGCACGTTTCCGTACTCCCGTTGATCGTACGGCCCCCGTTGGCGGTACGGCCCGAGTACGATCAACGGCAGTACGGAAACGTGCAGCTAAAAGGGACGTGGctttacatcgtgctgccatcagggttttttaagtgcaagagtggaaaagtgctgagtcatcgtctaaaaatagacggcgtcctatctcgcccagcaaaatgaagtcgataaagtagtcggtttcgatgagaaaaagtggaaaacgtggtctaaaaatatgcgacgccatccccctattgcaCTCGAAAGACACATGAAAAGACGGTCCGGGAGAGCCAAGGATTTGAACCCGAGTTTGTTTACAAGCAGAAGATTGCATTGTAAAGCAACCGCCTTACTCTTAGGTTAATTGACAAGGAAAaggatataagcgttcaaaataTTTCCTTGTTTCAAGGCTTAAAGTGACGGTTTGAATCGAATTTCTGAATTGCCACTTTGCTTCAAATGGGAATCTGCATGTTTTCTAGAAATGTCTGTatcaagtatattttttttattcataaacttattgttatcaggtccttttcggtgctggaacCTGGAACATGGTTAGTAGTCATGAGTTGGCTCAATAAGCTGAATAAAAttgattgtatttatttttatttttaaagataaaccCCCTCTAACCCCCTTTCAAAAGGTCAATTTTTTATACAGAAGACTAGAGGTTGTTGAGATGTTGAGAATATAGAagagaaattaaagaaaaaatttcaaaccacCTTTCCATAGCTGCTTTTCCATATTTGTGTATTTAGGCTCacatcaaaagttttgttttgtaattattttttttttttaaattagaccatttgtccatttgaccttttggcattcgaccttttgtcaattcgaccttttgtcatacattcgaGCATCGGTCAACAACTAATatataacgaaaaaaaagttccttaCACTGCATACTTCGAGATAATATAACTGGCAAGTGTTTATTGGTCAATTTGGGCGCATAAGTGCATCTCCAGCGTCAAATGTAATTATGCacggataattgaatcaagtacgagaaaaaaataaaaacaagaaaaatttataaaataattcaaaaatttcaaaaaccaccatgtttaaaaaaaataaaaattttaaaatatcaagaatttctaattttttttaaatgataccGCACaggtatttcataaaaaagagCTCTCGAAAAACAGGCTTTGAGTTCTGGGTTTTGGGCCAAAATttaatcgaaagagcgcatcaaaaccttcaaattagtaAAAGAAATTTTTCTGGGACGATTCCCCGCCGAGcacgaattttttaagatttctgagaaaagcgtttttctaaaagcaaaccttgaacctttcttttgtaagaaagacaGAAAGTCgcaccgtcatctggggcgaatcgggacacatgggtaGAGGAaaatacctgtcgaatgcaacccggagcatctagtttgattgaaatttgccggagatacaatACAAGTCGTCAAAGTGATtaaaaacgttgcttaatccacctttcggtgggtggtgccttccttacattcataaagtcaatacactACAGAGCCTCAAAAAAGAGAAAtaaataagacttatttttatccaaatatctgagatccggccaaaaaaaagtgtataaattacacttaagcgcttataacttttgatagggttgtcagatcttcaacgttttaggctcattggaaaggtcttttaaatacctttctaaaaatgtatagcatgacgggttttcttacaaaaaccaccctttttacaatcttccggactttattcgaaatcgtttttttagcataacttttgaagtactttacaaaactttataatattaactagggtcttgtgggaccccaagacggatcgaatgagaccaaaacggtcaaaatcggttcagccaatccggagataatcgtgtgcatatttttcggtgcacggactcacatccagacacacgcacagacattttttcagaatttgattctgagtcgataggtatacgtgaaggtgggtctacgaggtctaaatatagcctttcctcattgaggtgaggaaggcaaaaaagtattttttcggtTATGGAAGATTCCCGATAGTGATAGTGACCAAATCTGGGTTTCCAGATAGGTTTCGAAAAGGGGACATCCTAAGCTTTCGTTTGAGACTAAGATAACCGGATTTAGTaatgtttggtgattttttaaagtttggggtcgaaaaggaccccaatacatTTAAATTCACTTTTTAGTAAGGGTCGTCTaaggtttatttgttttataaaatgtttatttatactataaatttaatgtcgtaaaatttcaatctagtatttaaaattgaggtgaaaagtcaccgattgtgattggacactcaataatattttaactgaatgaatgtacatggaaaagaaaatctgaataaatataaattcaaaatcaaatcaaaatataaattcaatAGCAATTCTATATCGTAAAATTTCAAGCCTCTAGCTTTCATATAGCAAAATGGCGAATTAATTTCGATaaggccgaaaaggaccccaataccgctGGAAAGTTAATCGTATTTCTAGACTTTATATGaaaaggtcctttaaaaaaCACTTTAGATCGTTGTTATATATAgtgatttccaaattttcaaagaaacatCAGATTAATTTTGGTGCAGTCatgttgaaattaattttgatagTCACGATGCAGTTGTGAATTTGGAAAACAGATAATTCCTTACCATTTTTGTCAATATGCacacatgtataaaaaataatcttatcaCCCGGCACAACCGGTGATATCAGTGGGTAGCTCGTATAAATAGTCAGTAGAATTCTGGTCGACAGTGCTGCGAGTTGACCTCTTGAAAGCTCTATACCAAAGGCAATTAATTGTTCGATATGGATCTCTACTATCACCCAATTTCTCCACCGTGTTGGTCCGTTCTACTGCTGAGTCGCGAGCTCGACCTGTCGTTCAATCTTAAGCAAATCAGCTTCGCCCCAGACTGTCCTCTCCGGGAGACGATCGTTAAGGTGAGTTGCATGAATTTAAACCTTAATAATTTATTTGAAGACGCTGGTTTTCTGCAGTTGAACCCACAGCACCAGGTTCCCACGCTGGCCGATGGAGAGTTCGGGCTGGCTGAATCGCGCGCCATCCTGCGCTACCTTCTGACTGCGCACTCCGGCAGTGATGATCATCCGTTGTACCCAAAGGATCCGAAGGCTAGGGCCGTGATCGAGTCCCGGTTGGACTTTGATCTGGGCATGCTTTATAGACGCGCGTACGACTACTTCTCACCGCAGTGGAACAGCAAATCCGTCGCAACGGAGAAGGACCTGGAGAAGGTCTGCGAGGCTTTGGGCTTTTTGGAGGAGTTTTTGGGGCGGAGTCGGTACGCTGCCGGAGATCGATTGACCGTTGCGGATTTGACGCTGGTGGCCAGCGTCTCGTTTTTGGACGTTTGTGGGTTTGGACTAGAGAAGTATCCGAAGATAGTTGCTTGGTATGATGTGTGCAAGAAGGAGATAAAGGGATATCGGGAGTTGGTTGGAGATCGGTTTGAGGATTTCCGGAATGCTGTACTGAAAATGAAGCAATAAAACACCAAAATGGAACATTTATTGAAGCACATTTAGAGTTTTTTCTTCaagttttccaaaaactttGGCCACTCGGCTTTAGCTTCGTCCATCAACCCTCCATAGCCGGACATTTTCTCACTGCACAAGTTCTGCCACCGGGTTATCTGCTCATACGAACTCAAATCGTGTTCAACCAGCGTCAAAATGGACATCGTTCCTGCGATGGAGAAATCGGCCAAATTCAACGTATCACCAGCCACGAATTTTCCCTTAGCCAGAAATCCATCCAAAATTTTCAGAACTTCGTCCAACTTCTTGGCGGCAGTTTCACCTTTCTCCTGCTTTCCAGTTACCACCTGATGGCTGTAGCAATCCGTAATGGCCTTGTGCAGGGTCCCCACGTCGAAGAACATTCGCTGGAACATGAGTGCCCGACGGACCGGATCTCTCGGATAACCCGGCTCCGGAATCTGGTACTTCTCCGCGAGGTAAACCATGATAGCGTTGGATTCCCACAGGACCACATCGCCGTCGACCAGCGTTGGTACGCAGTGTTGCGGGTTGATGGCCACAAACTCCGGAGCTAGCTGCTCTCCCGCGAGCAAATCCAAGCTCTTCCAGGACACACTCAGCAAACCGAGATTACTCATCAGCAAAGCCAACGCCCTACTCGGTGGCGAAATTATGTTGTAATAAATGTCCATTTTTCTCTCCGTGTACTGAACTGAAC
Encoded proteins:
- the LOC120432099 gene encoding glutathione S-transferase 1-like, which produces MDLYYHPISPPCWSVLLLSRELDLSFNLKQISFAPDCPLRETIVKLNPQHQVPTLADGEFGLAESRAILRYLLTAHSGSDDHPLYPKDPKARAVIESRLDFDLGMLYRRAYDYFSPQWNSKSVATEKDLEKVCEALGFLEEFLGRSRYAAGDRLTVADLTLVASVSFLDVCGFGLEKYPKIVAWYDVCKKEIKGYRELVGDRFEDFRNAVLKMKQ
- the LOC120432100 gene encoding glutathione S-transferase 2-like, whose amino-acid sequence is MDIYYNIISPPSRALALLMSNLGLLSVSWKSLDLLAGEQLAPEFVAINPQHCVPTLVDGDVVLWESNAIMVYLAEKYQIPEPGYPRDPVRRALMFQRMFFDVGTLHKAITDCYSHQVVTGKQEKGETAAKKLDEVLKILDGFLAKGKFVAGDTLNLADFSIAGTMSILTLVEHDLSSYEQITRWQNLCSEKMSGYGGLMDEAKAEWPKFLENLKKKL